In Nicotiana tabacum cultivar K326 chromosome 2, ASM71507v2, whole genome shotgun sequence, the following proteins share a genomic window:
- the LOC107821865 gene encoding IQ domain-containing protein IQM1 yields MTVMRENGFNGTESETIIQSNGVDKMSRKNTINVRNCEPIKLMLETTLSFKNLVQETKAKSDVSFPEPAVMFSPRPVSELDAAAVKLQKVYKSYRTRRNLADCAVVVEELWWKALDFAALKRSSVSFFNDEKPETAVSRWARARTRAAKVGKGLSKDEKAQKLALQHWLEAIDPRHRYGHNLHFYYDLWFESESSQPFFYWLDVGDGKEINLEKCPRTKLHHQCIKYLGPKERESYEVVIENGKLVYKQSGIFVQSVEGSKWIFVLSTTRTLYVGQKQKGTFQHSSFLSGGAITAAGRLVAHAGILEAIWPYSGHYHPTEENFREFISFLEEHNVDLTNVKRCAVDDDYHSFNVSNEGSNRQPSVDPFITKESEQRSTYVDKKPKDIVINEKAPTFSLAKHLSNKWTTGTGPRIGCVRDYPTELQFRALEQVNLSPRVANVGFNFSGPIPSPRPSPKIRLSPRIAHMGLPSPRTPISAPN; encoded by the exons ATGACAGTGATGAGAGAAAATGGTTTTAATGGAACAGAATCAGAAACCATAATACAATCAAATGGGGTTGATAAGATGTCAAGAAAGAATACAATAAATGTAAGAAATTGTGAGCCAATCAAACTGATGCTTGAGACAACACTTTCATTCAAGAATCTGGTTCAAGAAACTAAGGCAAAATCAGATGTTTCTTTTCCTGAGCCTGCTGTTATGTTTTCGCCACGTCCTGTTAGCGAGCTTGATGCTGCAGCTGTTAAGCTTCAAAAAGTATATAAGAGTTATAGGACAAGAAGAAATCTTGCGGATTGTGCTGTTGTGGTTGAAGAATTATG GTGGAAGGCATTAGATTTTGCAGCTCTAAAGAGAAGTTCAGTTTCATTTTTCAATGATGAGAAGCCAGAAACTGCTGTTTCAAGGTGGGCTAGAGCACGTACTAGAGCTGCTAAAGTTGGAAAGGGATTGTCCAAAGATGAAAAAGCTCAAAAATTGGCTCTGCAGCATTGGCTTGAAGCT ATTGATCCACGACATCGGTATGGGCACAACTTGCATTTCTACTATGATTTATGGTTTGAGAGTGAAAGCTCTCAGCCTTTCTTCTACTG GTTGGATGTTGGAGATGGGAAAGAAATAAATCTAGAGAAATGTCCTAGGACAAAATTGCACCATCAATGCATCAAATATCTTGGACCA AAAGAGCGCGAATCATATGAAGTAGTTATTGAGAATGGGAAGCTTGTATATAAACAAAGTGGAATTTTTGTTCAGTCAGTAGAGGGTTCAAAGTGGATCTTTGTTCTTAGCACAACAAGAACATTATATGTAGGACAGAAGCAAAAGGGCACATTTCAACATTCAAGTTTTCTATCTGGTGGTGCTATCACTGCAGCTGGTAGACTTGTTGCTCATGCTGGAATTCTGGAG GCTATTTGGCCATACAGTGGGCACTATCACCCAACTGAAGAGAACTTCAGGGAATTCATTAGCTTTCTTGAAGAGCACAACGTCGATCTTACAAATGTTAAG AGATGTGCAGTTGATGATGACTATCATTCATTCAATGTTAGCAACGAGGGCTCAAATCGCCAACCATCTGTGGATCCTTTCATTACTAAAGAATCTGAACAAAGAAGCACATACGTCGACAAGAAACCAAAGGACATTGTCATCAATGAGAAGGCACCAACATTTAGCTTGGCTAAACATTTGTCCAACAAATGGACAACTGGAACTGGACCGCGTATTGGCTGTGTTAGAGATTACCCAACAGAATTACAATTCCGAGCACTTGAACAAGTTAATTTATCGCCTCGGGTGGCCAATGTAGGCTTCAATTTCTCTGGTCCAATCCCCTCACCAAGACCAAGTCCAAAGATTAGGCTTTCTCCTAGGATTGCACATATGGGACTGCCTAGTCCTCGGACTCCTATTTCAGCACCTAACTAA